The DNA window GCCAATGGGGCGCGGGCCGATGATGGCGTTGAACGGATCATGTGGCAGGCGATGGCCGTCGGCCGGGCGATAGCTGTGGAAGCGGGGAGGGAGGGTGTCTGCCATGGGTGTGTTTCCGGGGGAGTCGAGCGTGCTCGACGCTACAAAAAAGGCCGCGATCCCGACGGATCGCGGCCTTGTCGTTTACGGCATGACCAGGATCAGCGTTGCTGGATCTTCGACAGCAGGCGCAGGAACTCCACATACAGCCAGACCAGGGTCACCATCAGGCCGAATGCGCCATACCATTCCATGTACTTCGGTGCGCGCTGGGCTGCGCCGGTTTCGATGAAATCGAAGTCCAGCACAAGGTTCAGCGCAGCAACCACCACCACGAACAGGCTGAAGGCGATGCCCCAGCCGCTTGAGGAATGGATCAGCGGCACCTGGATGTTGAAGAACGACAACACGAACGAAGCCAGGTACAGCAGGGCGATGCCGCCTGTGGCAGCGACCACGCCGAGCTTGAAGTTCTCGGTGGCCTTGATCACGCCGCTGCGGTAGGCAATCAGCAATGCGAACAGGGTGCCGAAGGTCAGCAGCACAGCCTGGAAAACGATACCCGGGAAGCGCAGTTCGAACAGCGCGGAAATCGCACCCAGGAACAGGCCTTCGATCAGCGCATACATCGGCGCGGTGACCGGCGACCACTCCTTCTTGAAGATGGTGATCAGGGCCAGCACCAGGCCGCCGATCGCGCCGCCCATGGCGTACAGCTTGGCGCCGGCCATCACCTGGCCATAGTCGTCCACGCTCTGGTTCCAGGCGAAGGCGGCGGTCAGCACGGTCAACAGCAGCAGGAGGCCGGTCTTGTTGACGGTGCCGTTGATGGTCATGGCCTGGTCGGGGCTGGTCACCACCGAGCCACTGGCCAGATCGAGGAAGGTCGACTCGGAAAGAGCCGGGTTGCCGCTGCGCATGCGAGGTCTCCGTGCGAAAAGGGGGGGCGATTCGGCCATCCGGCCGATGGCTGCGAGCATAGCCGATGGCCGCGTAAGCTGTGGTCATGGCGGGGTGGGGCAGGGATTGCGCGTTGACAGTTCGCACGACGCTTGGCCACAATGGTCAGCTCCCCGGGTCCACGCCCGAGGGGATTGCAACACCGGGGTATAGCGCAGTCTGGTAGCGCGCCTGCTTTGGGAGCAGGATGTCGGGGGTTCGAATCCCTCTACCCCGACCAGTCCACGTCACGTCGGATTGGACGCCGTTCCGGTTCGGGCGCCCGTAGCTCAACTGGATAGAGCACCGGCCTTCTAAGCCGGCGGTTACAGGTTCGATTCCTGTCGGGCGCGCCATTGGTGCGGCACCGGAACGTAGCTGGCGGATGTGAAGAAGTGCTTGCAAAACCCTGGCGACTCCACCAGAATGTCGGACTCGCTTCGGCGGACCGGAACTTCGGTGACAGTCCTCGGGCAACGTATCAAGCGTCAACGTCGGCAGTATCGACGGTGAAGCGAAAGTTTCAGTGGTGGCTGTAGCTCAGTTGGTTAGAGTACCGGATTGTGATTCCGGTGGTCGGGGGTTCGAATCCCCTCAGCCACCCCACTGATTCAACCGCGTCGGCAGCGCCGAAACGGTATTGCAATAAACAGAGTGCACGCTACAATGTGCGTCTGAGTTTCAAGGGCTGTTAGCTCAGTTGGTAGAGCAGTTGACTCTTAATCAATAGGTCCAAGGTTCGAATCCTTGACAGCCCACCAAGACAGAAGCCATCGGGTCCGCCCGGTGGCTTTTTTCTTCAGATGTAACCCTTCGCGATGGATCGCCGGTTGCAGTGCTTGTTTCAACCAGGTTGAAGAAAGTACTTGCAACGCCCTCGCGGATCGGGTCATAATTTGCCCCCCGATTTCGGGCTGTTAGCTCAGTTGGTAGAGCAGTTGACTCTTAATCAATAGGTCCAAGGTTCGAATCCTTGACAGCCCACCAGACGAAAGCCACTTG is part of the Stenotrophomonas lactitubi genome and encodes:
- a CDS encoding Bax inhibitor-1/YccA family protein; translation: MRSGNPALSESTFLDLASGSVVTSPDQAMTINGTVNKTGLLLLLTVLTAAFAWNQSVDDYGQVMAGAKLYAMGGAIGGLVLALITIFKKEWSPVTAPMYALIEGLFLGAISALFELRFPGIVFQAVLLTFGTLFALLIAYRSGVIKATENFKLGVVAATGGIALLYLASFVLSFFNIQVPLIHSSSGWGIAFSLFVVVVAALNLVLDFDFIETGAAQRAPKYMEWYGAFGLMVTLVWLYVEFLRLLSKIQQR